From a single Sinomonas atrocyanea genomic region:
- a CDS encoding S9 family peptidase, with the protein MTEATVPEAPVAKKVPSTREHHGDAFVDPYEWLRQKDNPEVVAHLAAENAYTDAVTAGQQPLRDAIFEEIKRRTQETDLSVPARKDGWWYYARTVEGQQYPIYCRVRADSAGGPARGAVDEGTLDAWTPPAVVPGTAVPGEQVLLDGNAEAEGHPFFALGGAAVSRDGTLYAYSVDTAGDETFTLRVKDLRTGEHLPEVIEGVFYGLEFDPDGSRLFYMVADDSWRPYQVRVHVLGTPPEQDTVLYQEDDVAQWTGIDLSSDRRWLLVGIGNSEYSETRILDLADPDAALRLVLGREERILHSAEPFEHGGRTRLLLLHDGRPQGPEGSAPNSMLSLVDLSETSKPLSEQRWSTLVPHDEQVKVEGADVSATHLIVTLRRDTVTTVRFAPLADAVEAADAGRTPSFVEPQFGEELYTAGGGVTEHGAPVARLSFTSYVTPPCVYDYVLATGELLLRKETPVLGGYDPGQYVAERAWATADDGTRVPLSVVRRASVERDGTNPALVYGYGSYEVSMDPAFAIARLSLLDRGIVFVVAHVRGGGELGRHWYEDGKKLHKRNTFTDFVAATDWVASSGWADPARIACMGGSAGGLLIGAVLNLAPEKYAAAVAQVPFVDALTTILDPELPLSALEWEEWGNPIEDAEVYAYMKSYTPYENIRRAPYPKVAAVTSFNDTRVLYVEPAKWVQALRAATTSGQPIVLKTEMDAGHGGASGRYEAWKERAWDYAFIADALGARELLPR; encoded by the coding sequence ATGACTGAAGCCACCGTGCCGGAAGCCCCTGTCGCGAAGAAGGTGCCCTCGACGCGCGAGCACCACGGCGACGCCTTTGTGGACCCGTATGAATGGCTGCGCCAGAAGGACAACCCGGAGGTGGTCGCACACCTCGCAGCGGAGAACGCCTACACCGACGCCGTGACCGCCGGCCAGCAGCCCCTCCGCGATGCGATCTTCGAGGAGATCAAGCGCCGCACCCAGGAGACCGACCTCTCGGTGCCTGCCCGCAAGGACGGCTGGTGGTACTACGCGCGCACCGTGGAGGGCCAGCAGTACCCGATCTACTGCCGGGTCCGGGCGGACTCCGCCGGCGGACCGGCCCGCGGCGCCGTGGACGAGGGCACCCTGGACGCGTGGACGCCGCCGGCGGTGGTGCCCGGCACCGCGGTCCCCGGCGAGCAGGTGCTGCTGGATGGGAACGCCGAGGCCGAGGGCCACCCCTTCTTCGCGCTCGGCGGGGCGGCGGTCTCCCGCGACGGCACCCTGTACGCCTACTCGGTGGACACGGCCGGGGACGAGACCTTCACCCTGCGCGTGAAGGACCTCCGCACCGGGGAGCACCTGCCCGAGGTCATCGAGGGCGTGTTCTACGGCCTCGAGTTCGATCCTGACGGCTCGCGGCTGTTCTACATGGTCGCGGACGATTCGTGGCGGCCCTACCAGGTGCGCGTGCACGTGCTCGGCACGCCGCCGGAGCAGGACACGGTCCTGTACCAGGAGGACGATGTCGCGCAGTGGACCGGGATCGACCTCTCCTCGGACCGCCGCTGGCTCCTCGTGGGGATCGGCAACTCGGAGTACTCCGAGACCCGCATCCTCGACCTGGCCGATCCCGACGCCGCGCTCCGGCTCGTACTGGGCCGCGAGGAGCGCATCCTGCACTCGGCCGAGCCGTTCGAGCATGGGGGCCGCACGAGGCTGCTGCTCCTGCACGACGGGCGTCCGCAAGGGCCCGAGGGCTCGGCGCCGAACAGCATGCTCTCCCTCGTGGACCTGTCCGAGACGTCCAAGCCCCTCTCCGAACAGCGCTGGTCGACCCTCGTTCCGCATGACGAGCAGGTCAAGGTGGAGGGGGCGGACGTCTCCGCGACGCATCTCATCGTCACGCTGCGCAGGGACACCGTCACCACCGTCCGCTTCGCACCCCTTGCGGACGCCGTCGAGGCCGCGGACGCCGGCCGCACGCCGTCGTTCGTCGAGCCGCAGTTCGGCGAGGAGCTCTACACGGCGGGCGGCGGCGTCACCGAGCACGGCGCCCCGGTGGCCCGGCTGAGCTTCACCTCCTACGTCACTCCCCCGTGCGTCTACGACTACGTGCTGGCCACCGGCGAGCTGCTCCTGCGCAAGGAGACCCCCGTGCTCGGCGGGTATGACCCGGGCCAGTATGTGGCCGAGCGAGCCTGGGCGACGGCCGACGACGGCACTCGGGTCCCGCTGTCCGTGGTGCGGCGGGCGTCGGTCGAGCGGGACGGGACGAACCCGGCCCTCGTCTACGGGTACGGCTCGTACGAGGTGAGCATGGACCCGGCCTTCGCCATCGCCCGACTCAGCCTGCTGGACCGGGGCATCGTCTTCGTCGTCGCCCACGTGCGCGGCGGCGGCGAGCTGGGCCGGCACTGGTACGAGGACGGCAAGAAGCTGCACAAGCGGAACACGTTCACCGACTTCGTGGCCGCCACGGACTGGGTCGCGTCCTCCGGATGGGCGGACCCGGCACGGATCGCCTGCATGGGCGGCTCCGCCGGCGGCCTCCTCATCGGCGCGGTGCTGAACCTGGCCCCGGAGAAGTACGCCGCCGCGGTCGCGCAAGTGCCGTTCGTGGACGCCCTCACCACGATCCTCGACCCCGAGCTGCCGCTGTCGGCCCTCGAGTGGGAGGAGTGGGGCAACCCGATCGAGGACGCCGAGGTCTACGCCTACATGAAGTCCTACACCCCGTACGAGAACATCCGCCGGGCCCCGTATCCGAAGGTGGCCGCCGTGACGAGCTTCAACGACACGCGGGTGCTGTACGTCGAGCCGGCCAAGTGGGTGCAGGCACTGCGCGCGGCCACCACGTCGGGGCAGCCGATCGTGCTCAAGACCGAGATGGACGCCGGGCACGGCGGCGCGTCGGGACGCTACGAAGCGTGGAAGGAACGAGCCTGGGACTACGCGTTCATCGCGGACGCCCTCGGCGCCCGCGAGCTCCTCCCGCGATGA
- a CDS encoding arsenate reductase/protein-tyrosine-phosphatase family protein, whose translation MTSADRLRILTVCTGNVCRSPLAERLLQTGFDEICPDAVEVRSAGTHALVGADAEPGSRAIASALGASLAGFSARQLTTPMLTGADLVLAMSTEHRAVILQLAPSAFRKTFTLREFARVLSGAALEKAEAASTASVREAWLATIAEAAGRRQAGPAPDDDITDPFREGPEVYRRMAEELVPAVDAILTAGDSVRRRKHAGSP comes from the coding sequence GTGACGAGCGCCGACCGCCTGCGAATCCTGACCGTCTGCACCGGCAATGTCTGCCGCTCTCCGCTGGCTGAGCGCCTCCTCCAGACCGGGTTCGACGAGATCTGCCCGGACGCGGTGGAGGTCCGCAGCGCGGGAACCCATGCTCTGGTCGGGGCCGACGCCGAGCCCGGATCCCGGGCCATCGCCTCCGCTCTCGGGGCCTCGCTCGCCGGGTTCTCCGCCCGCCAGCTCACGACGCCGATGCTCACCGGGGCGGACCTGGTCCTGGCCATGTCCACCGAACACCGGGCGGTGATCCTCCAGCTCGCGCCGTCCGCCTTCCGTAAGACGTTCACGCTGCGCGAGTTCGCCCGGGTCCTCTCGGGCGCGGCGCTCGAGAAGGCCGAGGCAGCCAGCACGGCCTCAGTGCGGGAAGCATGGCTGGCCACGATCGCCGAGGCCGCGGGGCGCCGTCAGGCGGGGCCCGCTCCCGACGACGACATCACCGACCCGTTCCGTGAGGGCCCGGAGGTCTACCGGCGGATGGCGGAGGAGCTGGTGCCCGCGGTCGATGCAATCCTCACCGCCGGGGACTCTGTGCGCAGACGGAAGCACGCCGGAAGTCCCTGA
- a CDS encoding amino acid permease: MHDHSSPAAVSAEGYQKSLTRRHVQMIAMGGAIGVGLFMGAGGRLASTGPALVFSYAIAGAIAYLLMRALGELVMYRQTSGSFVSYAGEMFGPKGAYLSGWMYFVNWAMTGIAELLAIGLYFQYFFPNVPVEVSAVCALVLLVAVNLLSVRAFGEFEFWASVLKVGAISLFLIAGTVMVVLNTQIGATRAAPANLLAGDGGMFPHGVFAMVLVLNAVIFAYNAIELVGITAGEMEDPQREVPRAIRAVVLRIVVFYVGSVLLLAMLLPSGQYKAGVSPFVTVFDQLGAGWIGDVMNLVVITAALSSCNTGLYSIGRIFRTMADNGHAPHWLTRMSSRRVPYAAILAIAAVYLVGILVNIWAGGTHAFDLALNTASIGVIFTWGSIFACQLMLRRKRGGSASTLPMPGSPWTSWLGLGALAAITVLIAFDTMTDKATGEVYPIGLYTVLSVPVIALLLWLGWLLVKRREGSLAPASEDTDAETADANA, encoded by the coding sequence GTGCACGACCATTCCTCGCCCGCCGCCGTCTCCGCGGAGGGCTACCAGAAGTCCCTCACCCGCCGCCATGTGCAGATGATCGCGATGGGCGGCGCCATCGGCGTCGGCCTGTTCATGGGAGCCGGCGGCCGCCTCGCCTCGACCGGCCCCGCGCTCGTCTTCTCCTACGCGATCGCCGGCGCGATCGCGTACCTGCTCATGCGCGCGCTCGGCGAACTGGTCATGTACCGGCAGACCTCGGGCTCGTTCGTGAGCTACGCGGGGGAGATGTTCGGCCCCAAGGGCGCGTACCTCTCCGGCTGGATGTACTTCGTGAACTGGGCCATGACGGGCATCGCCGAACTCCTCGCGATCGGCCTGTACTTCCAGTACTTCTTCCCCAACGTCCCCGTCGAGGTCTCGGCGGTGTGCGCCCTGGTGCTGCTGGTGGCCGTGAATCTCCTGAGCGTCAGGGCGTTCGGCGAGTTCGAGTTCTGGGCGTCCGTGCTCAAGGTCGGAGCCATCAGCCTCTTCCTCATCGCCGGGACCGTCATGGTGGTCCTCAACACCCAGATCGGCGCCACCCGCGCCGCACCCGCGAACCTCCTGGCGGGCGACGGGGGGATGTTCCCGCACGGCGTCTTCGCCATGGTCCTGGTGCTCAACGCCGTGATCTTCGCCTACAACGCGATCGAGCTGGTGGGCATCACCGCCGGGGAGATGGAGGACCCCCAGCGCGAGGTGCCGCGCGCCATCCGCGCCGTGGTGCTGCGCATCGTGGTCTTCTACGTCGGGTCCGTGCTCCTGCTGGCCATGCTCCTCCCGTCGGGCCAGTACAAGGCCGGGGTCAGCCCCTTCGTCACTGTCTTCGACCAGCTCGGCGCGGGCTGGATCGGCGACGTCATGAACCTCGTGGTCATCACCGCCGCACTCAGCTCGTGCAACACCGGCCTCTACTCGATCGGCCGGATCTTCCGCACGATGGCGGACAACGGCCACGCCCCGCACTGGCTCACCCGCATGTCCTCGCGGCGGGTGCCGTACGCCGCGATCCTCGCGATCGCCGCGGTCTACCTCGTGGGCATCCTGGTGAACATCTGGGCTGGCGGGACCCACGCCTTCGACCTCGCCCTCAACACTGCCTCGATCGGCGTGATCTTCACCTGGGGCTCCATCTTCGCCTGCCAGCTCATGCTGCGCAGGAAGCGGGGCGGCTCCGCCTCGACCCTGCCCATGCCCGGTTCGCCGTGGACGAGCTGGCTCGGCCTGGGCGCCCTGGCCGCGATCACCGTGCTCATCGCGTTCGACACCATGACGGACAAGGCCACCGGCGAGGTGTACCCCATCGGCCTGTACACGGTCCTCAGCGTCCCCGTGATCGCGCTGCTCCTCTGGCTCGGCTGGCTTCTGGTCAAGCGCCGCGAGGGCTCGCTGGCCCCCGCGTCCGAGGACACCGACGCGGAGACCGCGGACGCGAACGCCTGA
- a CDS encoding LCP family protein: protein MMPTTSDPALRAEPGPRRPHSPRHGRRGRAVLLIALVLVIAAGGAAFAYLGTLAATFDASTQKIAAAFPQDSDRPAATPAADGRTPMNILLVGSDSRGATASPAESGASSDQRSDTMLLVHLPADRKKAYIISITRDTWVPIPGHGSAKVNAALAFGGVPLMVQTVESLLHQRIDHVVLVDFEGFKGLTDAVGGVRVNVPAPFTAGQTSGYRFGAGPQTLDGDQALAFVRERYAFPDGDYQRVRDQQIFLKALLAPLARPETIANPLTVSRMVGQFAPYLTVDRGLDARAVAALALEVKDLRPADIVSFTLPTSGTGTSADGQSIVELDQGAADALASAMAHGTVAEYLADRNLQGS from the coding sequence ATGATGCCGACGACCAGCGATCCGGCCCTCCGCGCCGAGCCGGGCCCGAGGCGGCCGCATTCCCCGCGCCACGGCCGCCGCGGACGCGCGGTCCTCCTCATCGCGCTGGTCCTCGTCATCGCCGCCGGCGGCGCCGCCTTCGCGTACCTGGGGACGCTCGCGGCGACGTTCGACGCGTCGACGCAGAAGATCGCGGCAGCCTTCCCGCAGGATTCCGACCGCCCCGCGGCCACCCCGGCCGCGGACGGCAGGACGCCGATGAACATCCTGCTGGTCGGCAGCGACAGCCGCGGGGCCACGGCCTCCCCGGCCGAGTCCGGCGCGTCGTCCGACCAGCGCTCGGACACGATGCTGCTCGTGCACCTCCCGGCCGATCGGAAGAAGGCGTACATCATCTCGATCACGCGCGACACCTGGGTCCCCATCCCCGGGCACGGGAGTGCAAAGGTCAACGCGGCGCTCGCCTTCGGCGGCGTCCCGCTCATGGTCCAGACCGTCGAGTCCCTGCTCCACCAGCGCATCGACCATGTGGTCCTCGTCGACTTCGAGGGCTTCAAGGGCCTCACGGACGCCGTCGGCGGTGTCAGGGTCAATGTCCCGGCGCCCTTCACCGCGGGCCAGACCTCGGGCTACCGCTTCGGCGCCGGGCCCCAGACACTGGACGGGGACCAGGCCCTCGCCTTCGTCCGCGAGCGCTACGCGTTCCCCGACGGCGACTACCAGCGGGTCCGCGACCAGCAGATCTTCCTCAAGGCGCTCCTGGCCCCGCTCGCCAGGCCCGAGACCATCGCGAACCCCCTCACGGTGAGCCGGATGGTGGGCCAGTTCGCGCCCTACCTCACCGTGGACAGGGGCCTGGACGCGCGGGCCGTGGCGGCGCTCGCCCTCGAGGTGAAGGACCTCCGGCCCGCGGACATCGTGAGCTTCACCCTTCCGACGTCCGGGACCGGCACCTCCGCCGACGGCCAGTCCATCGTCGAGCTCGACCAAGGGGCCGCGGACGCCCTCGCCTCGGCCATGGCCCACGGCACGGTTGCCGAGTACCTGGCTGACCGGAACCTCCAGGGCAGCTGA
- the paaA gene encoding 1,2-phenylacetyl-CoA epoxidase subunit PaaA: MAAANLQSVPQPQAGQGEDAPSAEDIAGQAYFDRVIAEDSRIEPRDWMPAAYRRTLVRQVSQHAHSEIIGMQPEANWITRAPSLKRKAILMAKVQDEAGHGLYLYSAAETLGTPRDVLNQQLLDGKAKYSSIFNYPARTWADMGAIGWLVDGAAIANQVPLCRASYGPYGRAMVRICKEESFHQRQGFEILLELSNGTPAQKQMAQDAVDRFYAPALMMFGPPDDDSPNSKQSMAWNIKRFSNDELRQRFVGMIAEQVKVLGLTLPDPELRYDEETGRWIHMELDWQEFKDVIAGRGPCNAQRMARRREAHENGTWVREAARAYAKKQAAKRAAEEIGAA; this comes from the coding sequence ATGGCAGCTGCGAACCTGCAGTCCGTGCCCCAGCCCCAGGCTGGACAGGGCGAGGACGCCCCGTCCGCTGAGGACATCGCGGGACAGGCGTACTTCGATCGGGTGATCGCCGAAGACTCGCGCATCGAGCCGCGCGACTGGATGCCGGCGGCGTACCGCAGGACGCTCGTGCGGCAGGTGTCCCAGCACGCGCACTCCGAGATCATCGGCATGCAGCCCGAGGCCAACTGGATCACCCGGGCCCCGAGCCTCAAGCGCAAGGCGATCCTCATGGCCAAGGTCCAGGACGAGGCCGGCCACGGGCTGTACCTGTACTCGGCCGCGGAGACGCTCGGCACCCCGCGTGACGTCCTCAACCAGCAGCTGCTGGACGGCAAGGCCAAGTACTCCTCGATCTTCAACTACCCGGCCCGCACCTGGGCCGACATGGGCGCCATCGGCTGGCTCGTGGACGGTGCGGCGATCGCCAACCAGGTGCCGCTGTGCCGGGCCAGCTACGGCCCCTACGGGCGGGCCATGGTGCGCATCTGCAAGGAGGAGTCCTTCCACCAGCGCCAGGGCTTCGAGATCCTCCTCGAGCTCTCCAACGGCACCCCCGCCCAGAAGCAGATGGCGCAGGACGCCGTCGACCGCTTCTACGCCCCCGCGCTGATGATGTTCGGGCCGCCCGACGACGACTCGCCCAACTCGAAGCAGTCCATGGCATGGAACATCAAGCGCTTCTCCAACGACGAGCTGCGCCAGCGGTTCGTCGGCATGATCGCCGAGCAGGTCAAGGTCCTCGGACTGACCCTCCCCGACCCTGAGCTCCGCTACGACGAGGAGACCGGCCGGTGGATCCACATGGAGCTCGACTGGCAGGAGTTCAAGGACGTCATCGCGGGCCGCGGCCCGTGCAACGCCCAGCGCATGGCCCGCCGCCGCGAGGCCCACGAGAACGGCACCTGGGTCCGCGAGGCGGCCCGCGCGTACGCGAAGAAGCAGGCCGCGAAGCGTGCCGCAGAAGAGATCGGAGCAGCTTAA
- the paaC gene encoding 1,2-phenylacetyl-CoA epoxidase subunit PaaC: protein MTAPTPAHAAAAHTDHALDSFGDAAASATRVTPGNALRPEDIAVSPEKPTEDVAQYALRLGDDALILAQRLSHWISRGPELEEDIALGNIALDTLGHARSFLTYAGHAWDRTEDDLAYWREEEEFRCAWMVEQPNGDFGVTIARQLVMSVYQYLLYSKLVDSTDATLAAIAAKALKEVDYHRDHAIQWTVRLGDGTEESHDRMQAALELVWPYVDELFDDDALIDAVGDAGVRPSSLRETFDAHLAEVLAEATLDLPDVPRARGGGRRGEHTEHLGYILAEMQVLARKHPGATW from the coding sequence GTGACCGCTCCGACCCCCGCCCACGCGGCCGCTGCCCACACCGACCACGCCCTCGACAGCTTCGGCGACGCCGCGGCGTCGGCCACCCGCGTCACCCCGGGCAACGCACTGCGCCCCGAGGACATCGCCGTCTCCCCGGAGAAGCCCACCGAGGACGTCGCCCAGTACGCCCTGCGCCTCGGCGACGACGCGCTCATCCTCGCCCAGCGCCTGAGCCACTGGATCTCCCGCGGCCCGGAGCTGGAGGAGGACATCGCCCTCGGCAACATCGCGCTCGACACCCTCGGCCACGCGCGCTCGTTCCTGACGTACGCGGGCCACGCGTGGGACAGGACCGAGGACGACCTCGCGTACTGGCGCGAGGAGGAGGAGTTCCGCTGCGCCTGGATGGTCGAGCAGCCCAACGGCGACTTCGGCGTGACGATCGCCCGCCAGCTCGTCATGTCCGTCTACCAGTACCTCCTCTACTCGAAGCTCGTGGACTCCACCGACGCGACCCTCGCCGCGATCGCCGCCAAGGCGCTAAAGGAGGTCGACTACCACCGCGACCACGCGATCCAGTGGACCGTGCGCCTCGGCGACGGGACCGAGGAGTCGCACGACCGCATGCAGGCAGCGCTCGAGCTCGTCTGGCCCTACGTCGACGAGCTGTTCGACGACGACGCCCTGATCGACGCGGTCGGCGATGCCGGCGTGCGCCCCTCGAGCCTGCGCGAGACCTTCGACGCCCACCTCGCCGAGGTCCTCGCCGAGGCCACCCTGGACCTCCCCGACGTGCCGCGCGCCCGCGGCGGCGGTCGGCGCGGCGAGCACACCGAGCACCTCGGCTACATCCTCGCCGAGATGCAGGTGCTCGCCCGCAAGCACCCCGGCGCCACCTGGTAA
- the paaD gene encoding 1,2-phenylacetyl-CoA epoxidase subunit PaaD has protein sequence MITTDDEVRALAATVTDPEIPVLTIEDLGILRDGHLEADGTVRLTITPTYSGCPAMDAIRADLATVFAKAGHEKVHVDLVLSPAWTTDWMSEAGKAKLEEYGIAPPTGKAGHSGPIRLGLTVKCPQCHSLNTREMSRFGSTSCKALYVCQDCHEPFDYFKVL, from the coding sequence ATGATCACCACCGATGACGAGGTCCGCGCGCTCGCCGCGACCGTGACCGACCCGGAGATCCCCGTGCTCACCATCGAGGACCTCGGCATCCTCCGGGACGGGCACCTCGAGGCGGACGGCACCGTGCGCCTCACGATCACCCCGACCTACTCCGGCTGCCCCGCGATGGACGCGATCCGCGCGGACCTCGCCACGGTGTTCGCCAAGGCCGGGCACGAGAAGGTCCACGTGGACCTCGTGCTCTCCCCGGCGTGGACCACGGACTGGATGAGCGAGGCGGGCAAGGCCAAGCTCGAGGAGTACGGCATCGCACCGCCCACGGGCAAGGCCGGCCACTCCGGCCCCATCCGGCTCGGGCTCACGGTCAAGTGCCCCCAGTGCCACTCGCTCAACACCCGCGAGATGTCCCGCTTCGGCTCCACGTCCTGCAAGGCCCTCTACGTGTGCCAGGACTGCCACGAACCCTTCGACTACTTCAAGGTGCTCTAG
- the paaB gene encoding 1,2-phenylacetyl-CoA epoxidase subunit PaaB → MSEQSNIWPLWEVFVRSSRGLSHVHAGSLHAPDAAMALRNARDLYTRRNEGVSIWVVPSEAIASSDPDSKGAYFESPQGKDYRHATYYTKSEGVKHL, encoded by the coding sequence GTGAGCGAGCAGAGCAACATCTGGCCCCTCTGGGAGGTCTTCGTGCGGTCCAGCCGCGGGCTCTCCCACGTCCACGCGGGGTCGCTGCACGCCCCGGACGCGGCGATGGCGCTGCGCAACGCGCGGGACCTCTACACCCGCCGCAACGAGGGCGTGTCCATCTGGGTCGTCCCCTCCGAGGCCATCGCCTCCTCCGACCCGGACTCGAAGGGCGCCTACTTCGAGTCGCCCCAGGGCAAGGACTACCGGCACGCGACGTACTACACCAAGAGCGAGGGCGTGAAGCACCTGTGA
- a CDS encoding polysaccharide biosynthesis tyrosine autokinase has translation MSLTDYLRIARRFWKGIVALVLVSTVAAFGWYLIQPRIYSAEASGMVISSGADNLSWSLAGDSLAKSKAKSYKAVAESASVADRVISDLSLPTTAQDLLGNVAVTVPTDGTEIRIDARDKDPVQSQKVANDWVKALASQVSDLEKDANSNAKGNPAVKVVPLVTAMVPTEPVSPKLTLALGVGVVGGLLLGLAYAFIRDRVDRRIRTSEEAERFGYPVIGTLPLDDVLVKGSSVLEGTGGHQFMSEALRELRTNLRFIDVDHQPRIVLVTSSLPSEGKSTVIANLASTLAADAEPVIVVDADLRRPNVHNVFDIVGDVGVTDILSGRARIDDVMQTWHRNDLVRVLAAGHIPPNPSELLGSQAMRNLLATLSQDALVLVDAPPLLPFTDAAVLSRAADGTLVLVRANRTKVDELSHALGNLQRVKGRVLGLILNGIPAKGADARARGYYGRYGYGEPPAEDRTLEPAAQPREARSRRGSAGSAEDWSGSGQSMTDDAAGSRWDRPFDEDSQGAHGFGAPSPGQDRLGLAAEHDQPDGPRGHSGWAQPGYGEDPGAHSTDADESAADDGVWLPARVRESYGSRRRGL, from the coding sequence ATGTCACTGACGGACTATCTGCGGATCGCACGGCGGTTCTGGAAGGGCATCGTGGCGCTCGTCCTGGTGTCCACCGTGGCCGCGTTCGGCTGGTACCTCATCCAGCCGCGCATCTATTCGGCCGAGGCGAGCGGCATGGTGATCAGCTCCGGTGCCGACAACCTCTCCTGGTCCCTCGCCGGGGACAGCCTGGCCAAGTCGAAGGCGAAGTCCTACAAGGCCGTCGCCGAGTCCGCGTCGGTCGCGGACCGCGTGATCAGCGACCTCAGCCTGCCCACGACCGCCCAGGACCTCCTCGGGAACGTGGCGGTCACGGTGCCCACGGACGGCACCGAGATCCGCATCGATGCGAGGGACAAGGATCCGGTCCAGTCCCAGAAGGTGGCCAACGACTGGGTGAAGGCCCTGGCCAGCCAGGTCAGCGACCTCGAGAAGGACGCCAATTCCAACGCCAAGGGCAACCCGGCCGTGAAGGTCGTGCCGCTCGTCACCGCGATGGTCCCCACCGAGCCGGTCTCGCCCAAGCTCACCCTCGCGCTGGGCGTCGGCGTGGTCGGAGGCCTGCTCCTGGGCCTCGCGTACGCCTTCATCCGCGACCGTGTTGACCGCCGGATCCGTACCTCCGAGGAGGCCGAGCGCTTCGGCTACCCCGTGATCGGAACGCTTCCGCTCGACGATGTGCTGGTGAAGGGCTCGAGCGTCCTCGAGGGGACCGGCGGCCACCAGTTCATGAGCGAGGCGCTGCGCGAGCTCCGCACCAACCTGCGCTTCATCGACGTGGACCACCAGCCCAGGATCGTGCTCGTCACGAGCTCGCTGCCCTCCGAAGGCAAGTCGACGGTGATCGCCAACCTGGCCTCCACCCTGGCGGCCGATGCGGAGCCCGTCATCGTGGTCGACGCGGACCTGCGCCGCCCCAACGTCCACAACGTCTTCGACATCGTCGGCGACGTCGGCGTCACCGACATCCTCTCCGGACGTGCCCGCATCGACGACGTGATGCAGACGTGGCACCGCAACGACCTGGTCCGCGTCCTCGCCGCCGGGCACATCCCGCCGAACCCCTCCGAGCTCCTCGGGTCCCAGGCCATGCGGAACCTGCTGGCCACCCTGTCGCAGGACGCGCTCGTGCTCGTGGACGCGCCCCCGCTGCTCCCGTTCACTGACGCCGCCGTCCTCTCCCGCGCCGCGGACGGCACCCTCGTGCTGGTGCGGGCCAACCGGACCAAGGTGGACGAGCTCTCCCATGCGCTGGGCAACCTGCAGCGCGTCAAGGGCCGCGTCCTCGGGCTCATCCTCAACGGCATTCCCGCGAAGGGCGCCGACGCGCGCGCCCGCGGCTACTACGGCCGATACGGCTACGGCGAGCCGCCCGCAGAGGACCGGACGCTCGAGCCCGCAGCGCAGCCCCGCGAGGCACGGAGCCGGCGAGGGTCCGCGGGGTCGGCCGAGGACTGGTCGGGCAGCGGGCAGTCGATGACGGACGACGCCGCGGGGTCGCGGTGGGACCGCCCGTTCGACGAGGACAGCCAGGGGGCGCACGGCTTCGGAGCGCCGTCTCCGGGGCAGGACCGTCTGGGCCTCGCCGCCGAGCACGACCAGCCGGATGGGCCGCGCGGCCACTCCGGGTGGGCGCAGCCGGGCTACGGCGAGGATCCGGGCGCGCACTCCACCGATGCTGACGAATCCGCGGCGGACGACGGCGTGTGGCTTCCTGCCCGCGTGCGCGAGTCCTACGGCTCCCGGCGCCGCGGCCTCTGA